Proteins from one Rosa chinensis cultivar Old Blush chromosome 7, RchiOBHm-V2, whole genome shotgun sequence genomic window:
- the LOC112179717 gene encoding TMV resistance protein N isoform X2 produces the protein MTTKIDLPSSSCPPLPSPFLKLTYDVFLSFRGTDTRTNFTDHLYAALKQKGIYTFRDDEELNRGESIGPNLLKAIQESRYVIVVFSQNYADSSWCLNELAKVAECRRAMGQTVLPVFYHVDPSDVRRQTGEHFGKAFEKHQERFGGNPDKLQRWKDALAEVGNLSGWHLKDGYESKVIHEIVEKIFTELNQIITISERLLGMDSHLNEMLSYLDIGCPDVRIIGICGMGGIGKTTIAQVVFERVQAQFEGCSFLENVREVTEKQGAVHLQEQLLSNLLKCSVNVQNTKTGKKIMRQRLSTKTVLIILDDVDKEKQLEALCDRESVGPGSRIIITCRDEHLLSAVEGDKVYKVNSLTDAEALQLFSMKAFKKDQLVGKEILKLSKELLKYANGLPLAIEVLGSLVKGRGVELWSSVLERLEESPNKEISNVLKVSFDGLEPREQKIFLDIACFLKGVNIDRVRRILQGSNAHCPDFDIQVLLDKSLVTLFGSKLWMHDLIQEMGREVVLQECREEPGKRSRLWLPNEIIHVLDRSKATSAVQSVFLGPTKDDVVHSIDNAFSKMDRLRLLKIWNVKFSGNITYLSNELQYLEWHQCPLDSFPSDFQPDKLVEVHMYLSRIKQLWRGKKGWRMLRLIDLSGSQYLMSTPDFTEVPDLETLVLQNCTSLVEVHPSLGFLKKLVSLNMTYCESIESIPPFTALESLQILRLSFCSGLKKFPEIEGNMKSLLELHLDGTSIEELPPSIERLTGLTMLNLADCKNLLHLPNTIGCLTSLKSLDLTGCSKIDEIPENLNGIKCLEMLYIGGTSIRELSFIVGMKNLQSLSCRGCESLVSESCKGLASLSSLIELDLSYCNLMDGAILNDFSSLISLELLDLSGNCFVRLPESISQLSKLETLRLNNCKQLQLLPKKLPLSLRNMNAQDCTSLTDYPNQIKVLNSSESGVTTVNSLNSSAVKVSQSFSNTGAVGELIQVRMTYNHTEGKQVDHLPVTAEAVLKQTSSRSTYMSVHAGDEIPEWFNTISTRNPISISMPQNLTDDNKWNGFAACAIFSVKGHTALSLIEPDPDFSNYSYQMTLETDVVRLEPFVKSVEFGSYGLSSHLRVIFGIQRSEFPEPRLNQSTVVRAIFETTNPSMVVQKCGIRVLYEQDADWFYNINYGPTICLNDVQDAASVRESGWLSQHLKWEKFIPPLEEEYTLELRKNLESVLPRFLEALNSNHVTFVFNLRGSPAGYLSLIRGQIRT, from the exons ATGACTACCAAAATagatcttccttcttcttcttgtcctcCGCTTCCTTCTCCATTTCTTAAATTGACATACGATGTGTTCCTCAGTTTCAGAGGTACAGATACCCGCACAAATTTCACAGACCATCTTTATGCCGCTCTCAAACAGAAAGGAATATACACATTTAGAGATGATGAAGAACTTAACAGAGGGGAATCAATTGGTCCAAATCTCTTGAAAGCAATTCAAGAGTCAAGATATGTAATTGTGGTGTTTTCTCAGAACTACGCCGATTCTTCGTGGTGTTTGAATGAGCTTGCAAAAGTAGCTGAATGCAGGAGAGCCATGGGACAAACAGTCCTTCCAGTGTTCTACCATGTTGATCCATCTGATGTACGAAGACAAACTGGGGAACACTTTGGGAAAGCATTTGAGAAGCATCAAGAGCGGTTTGGAGGCAATCCTGACAAATTGCAGAGGTGGAAAGACGCTCTTGCTGAAGTAGGCAACCTCTCTGGATGGCATCTGAAAGATGG GTACGAATCCAAAGTCATTCACGAAATTGTTGAAAAGATTTTCACCGAGTTAAATCAAATAATCACAATATCTGAGCGTTTACTTGGGATGGATTCTCACCTGAATGAAATGCTTTCGTACTTGGACATTGGGTGTCCTGATGTTCGTATCATAGGGATTTGTGGTATGGGTGGTATCGGTAAGACAACTATTGCACAAGTGGTTTTTGAAAGGGTACAGGCTCAGTTTGAAGGTTGCAGCTTTCTTGAGAATGTTAGAGAGGTAACTGAAAAGCAAGGTGCAGTTCATTTACAAGAGCAACTTCTTTCGAATTTGCTGAAATGTAGTGTAAATGTACAGAACACTAAAACGGGAAAAAAGATAATGAGGCAGAGACTAAGTACTAAAACGGTTCTTAtcattcttgatgatgtggacaaagaaaaacaattggAAGCATTGTGTGATAGGGAATCGGTTGGTCCAGGCAGTAGAATCATCATAACTTGTAGAGATGAACATTTGCTCAGTGCAGTTGAAGGAGACAAAGTATATAAGGTGAACTCATTAACTGATGCTGAAGCTCTTCAGCTTTTCAGTATGAAAGCCTTCAAGAAAGACCAGCTGGTTGGAAAAGAAATTCTGAAGCTATCCAAAGAATTGTTGAAATATGCTAATGGCCTTCCACTAGCTATTGAAGTTTTGGGTTCTTTAGTTAAGGGTAGAGGGGTAGAGTTATGGTCAAGTGTATTGGAAAGACTTGAAGAAAGTCCTAATAAAGAAATTAGTAATGTTCTCAAGGTTAGTTTTGATGGATTAGAACCAAGGGAACAGAAAATTTTTTTGGACATTGCATGTTTCCTTAAAGGGGTGAACATAGATCGTGTAAGAAGAATACTACAGGGTAGTAATGCCCACTGTCCAGACTTTGATATACAGGTTCTCCTGGACAAATCTTTGGTAACTCTATTTGGATCAAAATTGTGGATGCATGATTTGATACAAGAAATGGGTCGGGAAGTTGTTCTTCAAGAATGCCGTGAAGAGCCTGGAAAACGTAGCAGGTTGTGGCTTCCAAATGAGATTATCCATGTACTTGATCGGAGTAAG GCGACGAGTGCAGTTCAAAGCGTATTCCTCGGTCCAACAAAAGACGATGTTGTTCACTCAATTGATAATGCCTTCTCGAAGATGGACAGATTGAGATTGCTCAAGATTTGGAATGTGAAGTTTTCCGGAAACATCACATATCTTTCTAATGAATTACAATATCTGGAATGGCATCAATGTCCTTTGGATTCTTTCCCGTCAGACTTTCAACCGGATAAACTTGTTGAAGTTCACATGTATCTTAGCCGCATCAAACAACTATGGAGGGGAAAAAAA GGATGGAGAATGCTACGGCTTATTGATCTGAGTGGTTCACAATACTTGATGTCGACTCCAGACTTCACTGAGGTTCCTGATCTTGAAACGTTGGTGCTTCAAAATTGTACAAGCTTGGTGGAGGTTCACCCATCTCTTGGATTTCTGAAGAAACTTGTCTCTTTGAATATGACATATTGCGAGTCTATTGAGAGCATTCCACCTTTCACTGCCCTGGAATCCCTTCAAATATTGAGGCTTTCATTCTGTTCAGGACTGAAGAAGTTTCCAGAAATTGAAGGAAATATGAAAAGCTTGCTGGAGCTTCATTTGGATGGGACCAGCATTGAGGAATTGCCTCCATCAATTGAACGCTTGACTGGTCTTACCATGTTGAATCTAGCAGACTGTAAAAACCTTTTGCATCTTCCCAATACCATTGGGTGCTTGACATCTTTGAAAAGTCTCGATCTAACAGGTTGCTCCAAAATTGATGAGATACCTGAGAATCTGAATGGTATAAAATGTCTGGAGATGCTTTACATTGGTGGAACTTCCATAAGGGAGTTATCTTTCATTGTAGGCATGAAGAATCTACAGTCTCTATCCTGCCGAGGATGTGAAAGTCTAGTGTCAGAATCATGCAAGGGTCTGGCTTCGTTATCGAGTTTGATAGAGCTAGACTTGAGTTATTGCAATCTGATGGATGGAGCAATTCTCAATGATTTTAGCAGCCTAATCTCCTTGGAATTGTTAGATTTAAGTGGTAATTGCTTTGTGCGATTACCTGAAAGTATCTCTCAACTCTCAAAACTTGAGACTCTGCGCTTGAATAATTGCAAACAGCTTCAATTGCTGCCCAAGAAGCTTCCGTTAAGTCTTCGAAACATGAATGCACAAGATTGTACTTCACTGACGgattacccaaatcaaatcaaagtaTTGAATTCATCGGAGTCGGGAGTTACTACTGTTAATTCCCTCAATTCTTCAGCAGTTAAAGTCTCACAAAGTTTTTCAAATACTGGGGCTGTGGGGGAACTTATACAAGTGCGTATGACATATAATCATACTGAGGGGAAACAAGTTGATCATTTGCCAGTGACAGCTGAAGCGGTTCTAAAACAA ACGTCTTCCAGGTCAACTTACATGAGCGTACATGCTGGAGATGAAATTCCAGAGTGGTTCAACACTATATCTACCAGGAATCCCATATCAATCTCGATGCCTCAAAATCTGACCGATGATAACAAGTGGAACGGATTTGCCGCGTGTGCTATATTCTCAGTCAAGGGGCATACTGCTCTCTCCCTTATTGAACCGGATCCTGATTTTTCTAATTACTCGTATCAAATGACATTGGAAACTGATGTTGTGCGTCTGGAACCATTTGTGAAGTCAGTGGAATTTGGCAGCTATGGATTAAGTTCTCATCTGCGTGTGATTTTCGGTATACAGCGTTCGGAGTTTCCAGAGCCCCGGTTAAATCAATCAACTGTGGTGAGAGCTATATTTGAAACCACTAATCCATCCATGGTGGTCCAGAAATGTGGAATCCGTGTACTCTATGAGCAAGATGCTGATTGGTTTTACAACATAAACTACGGTCCTACGATTTGTCTGAATGATGTTCAGGACGCCGCCTCTGTACGGGAGTCTGGCTGGCTTAGTCAACATTTGAAATG GGAGAAATTCATTCCACCCTTGGAAGAAGAATACACACTTGAGCTGAGAAAGAACCTTGAGTCTGTTCTTCCGAGATTCCTTGAG GCACTAAACAGTAATCATGTAACGTTCGTATTTAACCTCAGAGGAAGCCCAGCGGGTTATTTGTCCTTGATACGGGGTCAAATTCGAACCTAG
- the LOC112179717 gene encoding disease resistance protein RUN1 isoform X3: protein MTTKIDLPSSSCPPLPSPFLKLTYDVFLSFRGTDTRTNFTDHLYAALKQKGIYTFRDDEELNRGESIGPNLLKAIQESRYVIVVFSQNYADSSWCLNELAKVAECRRAMGQTVLPVFYHVDPSDVRRQTGEHFGKAFEKHQERFGGNPDKLQRWKDALAEVGNLSGWHLKDGYESKVIHEIVEKIFTELNQIITISERLLGMDSHLNEMLSYLDIGCPDVRIIGICGMGGIGKTTIAQVVFERVQAQFEGCSFLENVREVTEKQGAVHLQEQLLSNLLKCSVNVQNTKTGKKIMRQRLSTKTVLIILDDVDKEKQLEALCDRESVGPGSRIIITCRDEHLLSAVEGDKVYKVNSLTDAEALQLFSMKAFKKDQLVGKEILKLSKELLKYANGLPLAIEVLGSLVKGRGVELWSSVLERLEESPNKEISNVLKVSFDGLEPREQKIFLDIACFLKGVNIDRVRRILQGSNAHCPDFDIQVLLDKSLVTLFGSKLWMHDLIQEMGREVVLQECREEPGKRSRLWLPNEIIHVLDRSKATSAVQSVFLGPTKDDVVHSIDNAFSKMDRLRLLKIWNVKFSGNITYLSNELQYLEWHQCPLDSFPSDFQPDKLVEVHMYLSRIKQLWRGKKGWRMLRLIDLSGSQYLMSTPDFTEVPDLETLVLQNCTSLVEVHPSLGFLKKLVSLNMTYCESIESIPPFTALESLQILRLSFCSGLKKFPEIEGNMKSLLELHLDGTSIEELPPSIERLTGLTMLNLADCKNLLHLPNTIGCLTSLKSLDLTGCSKIDEIPENLNGIKCLEMLYIGGTSIRELSFIVGMKNLQSLSCRGCESLVSESCKGLASLSSLIELDLSYCNLMDGAILNDFSSLISLELLDLSGNCFVRLPESISQLSKLETLRLNNCKQLQLLPKKLPLSLRNMNAQDCTSLTDYPNQIKVLNSSESGVTTVNSLNSSAVKVSQSFSNTGAVGELIQVRMTYNHTEGKQVDHLPVTAEAVLKQVNLHERTCWR, encoded by the exons ATGACTACCAAAATagatcttccttcttcttcttgtcctcCGCTTCCTTCTCCATTTCTTAAATTGACATACGATGTGTTCCTCAGTTTCAGAGGTACAGATACCCGCACAAATTTCACAGACCATCTTTATGCCGCTCTCAAACAGAAAGGAATATACACATTTAGAGATGATGAAGAACTTAACAGAGGGGAATCAATTGGTCCAAATCTCTTGAAAGCAATTCAAGAGTCAAGATATGTAATTGTGGTGTTTTCTCAGAACTACGCCGATTCTTCGTGGTGTTTGAATGAGCTTGCAAAAGTAGCTGAATGCAGGAGAGCCATGGGACAAACAGTCCTTCCAGTGTTCTACCATGTTGATCCATCTGATGTACGAAGACAAACTGGGGAACACTTTGGGAAAGCATTTGAGAAGCATCAAGAGCGGTTTGGAGGCAATCCTGACAAATTGCAGAGGTGGAAAGACGCTCTTGCTGAAGTAGGCAACCTCTCTGGATGGCATCTGAAAGATGG GTACGAATCCAAAGTCATTCACGAAATTGTTGAAAAGATTTTCACCGAGTTAAATCAAATAATCACAATATCTGAGCGTTTACTTGGGATGGATTCTCACCTGAATGAAATGCTTTCGTACTTGGACATTGGGTGTCCTGATGTTCGTATCATAGGGATTTGTGGTATGGGTGGTATCGGTAAGACAACTATTGCACAAGTGGTTTTTGAAAGGGTACAGGCTCAGTTTGAAGGTTGCAGCTTTCTTGAGAATGTTAGAGAGGTAACTGAAAAGCAAGGTGCAGTTCATTTACAAGAGCAACTTCTTTCGAATTTGCTGAAATGTAGTGTAAATGTACAGAACACTAAAACGGGAAAAAAGATAATGAGGCAGAGACTAAGTACTAAAACGGTTCTTAtcattcttgatgatgtggacaaagaaaaacaattggAAGCATTGTGTGATAGGGAATCGGTTGGTCCAGGCAGTAGAATCATCATAACTTGTAGAGATGAACATTTGCTCAGTGCAGTTGAAGGAGACAAAGTATATAAGGTGAACTCATTAACTGATGCTGAAGCTCTTCAGCTTTTCAGTATGAAAGCCTTCAAGAAAGACCAGCTGGTTGGAAAAGAAATTCTGAAGCTATCCAAAGAATTGTTGAAATATGCTAATGGCCTTCCACTAGCTATTGAAGTTTTGGGTTCTTTAGTTAAGGGTAGAGGGGTAGAGTTATGGTCAAGTGTATTGGAAAGACTTGAAGAAAGTCCTAATAAAGAAATTAGTAATGTTCTCAAGGTTAGTTTTGATGGATTAGAACCAAGGGAACAGAAAATTTTTTTGGACATTGCATGTTTCCTTAAAGGGGTGAACATAGATCGTGTAAGAAGAATACTACAGGGTAGTAATGCCCACTGTCCAGACTTTGATATACAGGTTCTCCTGGACAAATCTTTGGTAACTCTATTTGGATCAAAATTGTGGATGCATGATTTGATACAAGAAATGGGTCGGGAAGTTGTTCTTCAAGAATGCCGTGAAGAGCCTGGAAAACGTAGCAGGTTGTGGCTTCCAAATGAGATTATCCATGTACTTGATCGGAGTAAG GCGACGAGTGCAGTTCAAAGCGTATTCCTCGGTCCAACAAAAGACGATGTTGTTCACTCAATTGATAATGCCTTCTCGAAGATGGACAGATTGAGATTGCTCAAGATTTGGAATGTGAAGTTTTCCGGAAACATCACATATCTTTCTAATGAATTACAATATCTGGAATGGCATCAATGTCCTTTGGATTCTTTCCCGTCAGACTTTCAACCGGATAAACTTGTTGAAGTTCACATGTATCTTAGCCGCATCAAACAACTATGGAGGGGAAAAAAA GGATGGAGAATGCTACGGCTTATTGATCTGAGTGGTTCACAATACTTGATGTCGACTCCAGACTTCACTGAGGTTCCTGATCTTGAAACGTTGGTGCTTCAAAATTGTACAAGCTTGGTGGAGGTTCACCCATCTCTTGGATTTCTGAAGAAACTTGTCTCTTTGAATATGACATATTGCGAGTCTATTGAGAGCATTCCACCTTTCACTGCCCTGGAATCCCTTCAAATATTGAGGCTTTCATTCTGTTCAGGACTGAAGAAGTTTCCAGAAATTGAAGGAAATATGAAAAGCTTGCTGGAGCTTCATTTGGATGGGACCAGCATTGAGGAATTGCCTCCATCAATTGAACGCTTGACTGGTCTTACCATGTTGAATCTAGCAGACTGTAAAAACCTTTTGCATCTTCCCAATACCATTGGGTGCTTGACATCTTTGAAAAGTCTCGATCTAACAGGTTGCTCCAAAATTGATGAGATACCTGAGAATCTGAATGGTATAAAATGTCTGGAGATGCTTTACATTGGTGGAACTTCCATAAGGGAGTTATCTTTCATTGTAGGCATGAAGAATCTACAGTCTCTATCCTGCCGAGGATGTGAAAGTCTAGTGTCAGAATCATGCAAGGGTCTGGCTTCGTTATCGAGTTTGATAGAGCTAGACTTGAGTTATTGCAATCTGATGGATGGAGCAATTCTCAATGATTTTAGCAGCCTAATCTCCTTGGAATTGTTAGATTTAAGTGGTAATTGCTTTGTGCGATTACCTGAAAGTATCTCTCAACTCTCAAAACTTGAGACTCTGCGCTTGAATAATTGCAAACAGCTTCAATTGCTGCCCAAGAAGCTTCCGTTAAGTCTTCGAAACATGAATGCACAAGATTGTACTTCACTGACGgattacccaaatcaaatcaaagtaTTGAATTCATCGGAGTCGGGAGTTACTACTGTTAATTCCCTCAATTCTTCAGCAGTTAAAGTCTCACAAAGTTTTTCAAATACTGGGGCTGTGGGGGAACTTATACAAGTGCGTATGACATATAATCATACTGAGGGGAAACAAGTTGATCATTTGCCAGTGACAGCTGAAGCGGTTCTAAAACAA GTCAACTTACATGAGCGTACATGCTGGAGATGA
- the LOC112179717 gene encoding TMV resistance protein N isoform X1, whose amino-acid sequence MTTKIDLPSSSCPPLPSPFLKLTYDVFLSFRGTDTRTNFTDHLYAALKQKGIYTFRDDEELNRGESIGPNLLKAIQESRYVIVVFSQNYADSSWCLNELAKVAECRRAMGQTVLPVFYHVDPSDVRRQTGEHFGKAFEKHQERFGGNPDKLQRWKDALAEVGNLSGWHLKDGYESKVIHEIVEKIFTELNQIITISERLLGMDSHLNEMLSYLDIGCPDVRIIGICGMGGIGKTTIAQVVFERVQAQFEGCSFLENVREVTEKQGAVHLQEQLLSNLLKCSVNVQNTKTGKKIMRQRLSTKTVLIILDDVDKEKQLEALCDRESVGPGSRIIITCRDEHLLSAVEGDKVYKVNSLTDAEALQLFSMKAFKKDQLVGKEILKLSKELLKYANGLPLAIEVLGSLVKGRGVELWSSVLERLEESPNKEISNVLKVSFDGLEPREQKIFLDIACFLKGVNIDRVRRILQGSNAHCPDFDIQVLLDKSLVTLFGSKLWMHDLIQEMGREVVLQECREEPGKRSRLWLPNEIIHVLDRSKATSAVQSVFLGPTKDDVVHSIDNAFSKMDRLRLLKIWNVKFSGNITYLSNELQYLEWHQCPLDSFPSDFQPDKLVEVHMYLSRIKQLWRGKKGWRMLRLIDLSGSQYLMSTPDFTEVPDLETLVLQNCTSLVEVHPSLGFLKKLVSLNMTYCESIESIPPFTALESLQILRLSFCSGLKKFPEIEGNMKSLLELHLDGTSIEELPPSIERLTGLTMLNLADCKNLLHLPNTIGCLTSLKSLDLTGCSKIDEIPENLNGIKCLEMLYIGGTSIRELSFIVGMKNLQSLSCRGCESLVSESCKGLASLSSLIELDLSYCNLMDGAILNDFSSLISLELLDLSGNCFVRLPESISQLSKLETLRLNNCKQLQLLPKKLPLSLRNMNAQDCTSLTDYPNQIKVLNSSESGVTTVNSLNSSAVKVSQSFSNTGAVGELIQVRMTYNHTEGKQVDHLPVTAEAVLKQLQTSSRSTYMSVHAGDEIPEWFNTISTRNPISISMPQNLTDDNKWNGFAACAIFSVKGHTALSLIEPDPDFSNYSYQMTLETDVVRLEPFVKSVEFGSYGLSSHLRVIFGIQRSEFPEPRLNQSTVVRAIFETTNPSMVVQKCGIRVLYEQDADWFYNINYGPTICLNDVQDAASVRESGWLSQHLKWEKFIPPLEEEYTLELRKNLESVLPRFLEALNSNHVTFVFNLRGSPAGYLSLIRGQIRT is encoded by the exons ATGACTACCAAAATagatcttccttcttcttcttgtcctcCGCTTCCTTCTCCATTTCTTAAATTGACATACGATGTGTTCCTCAGTTTCAGAGGTACAGATACCCGCACAAATTTCACAGACCATCTTTATGCCGCTCTCAAACAGAAAGGAATATACACATTTAGAGATGATGAAGAACTTAACAGAGGGGAATCAATTGGTCCAAATCTCTTGAAAGCAATTCAAGAGTCAAGATATGTAATTGTGGTGTTTTCTCAGAACTACGCCGATTCTTCGTGGTGTTTGAATGAGCTTGCAAAAGTAGCTGAATGCAGGAGAGCCATGGGACAAACAGTCCTTCCAGTGTTCTACCATGTTGATCCATCTGATGTACGAAGACAAACTGGGGAACACTTTGGGAAAGCATTTGAGAAGCATCAAGAGCGGTTTGGAGGCAATCCTGACAAATTGCAGAGGTGGAAAGACGCTCTTGCTGAAGTAGGCAACCTCTCTGGATGGCATCTGAAAGATGG GTACGAATCCAAAGTCATTCACGAAATTGTTGAAAAGATTTTCACCGAGTTAAATCAAATAATCACAATATCTGAGCGTTTACTTGGGATGGATTCTCACCTGAATGAAATGCTTTCGTACTTGGACATTGGGTGTCCTGATGTTCGTATCATAGGGATTTGTGGTATGGGTGGTATCGGTAAGACAACTATTGCACAAGTGGTTTTTGAAAGGGTACAGGCTCAGTTTGAAGGTTGCAGCTTTCTTGAGAATGTTAGAGAGGTAACTGAAAAGCAAGGTGCAGTTCATTTACAAGAGCAACTTCTTTCGAATTTGCTGAAATGTAGTGTAAATGTACAGAACACTAAAACGGGAAAAAAGATAATGAGGCAGAGACTAAGTACTAAAACGGTTCTTAtcattcttgatgatgtggacaaagaaaaacaattggAAGCATTGTGTGATAGGGAATCGGTTGGTCCAGGCAGTAGAATCATCATAACTTGTAGAGATGAACATTTGCTCAGTGCAGTTGAAGGAGACAAAGTATATAAGGTGAACTCATTAACTGATGCTGAAGCTCTTCAGCTTTTCAGTATGAAAGCCTTCAAGAAAGACCAGCTGGTTGGAAAAGAAATTCTGAAGCTATCCAAAGAATTGTTGAAATATGCTAATGGCCTTCCACTAGCTATTGAAGTTTTGGGTTCTTTAGTTAAGGGTAGAGGGGTAGAGTTATGGTCAAGTGTATTGGAAAGACTTGAAGAAAGTCCTAATAAAGAAATTAGTAATGTTCTCAAGGTTAGTTTTGATGGATTAGAACCAAGGGAACAGAAAATTTTTTTGGACATTGCATGTTTCCTTAAAGGGGTGAACATAGATCGTGTAAGAAGAATACTACAGGGTAGTAATGCCCACTGTCCAGACTTTGATATACAGGTTCTCCTGGACAAATCTTTGGTAACTCTATTTGGATCAAAATTGTGGATGCATGATTTGATACAAGAAATGGGTCGGGAAGTTGTTCTTCAAGAATGCCGTGAAGAGCCTGGAAAACGTAGCAGGTTGTGGCTTCCAAATGAGATTATCCATGTACTTGATCGGAGTAAG GCGACGAGTGCAGTTCAAAGCGTATTCCTCGGTCCAACAAAAGACGATGTTGTTCACTCAATTGATAATGCCTTCTCGAAGATGGACAGATTGAGATTGCTCAAGATTTGGAATGTGAAGTTTTCCGGAAACATCACATATCTTTCTAATGAATTACAATATCTGGAATGGCATCAATGTCCTTTGGATTCTTTCCCGTCAGACTTTCAACCGGATAAACTTGTTGAAGTTCACATGTATCTTAGCCGCATCAAACAACTATGGAGGGGAAAAAAA GGATGGAGAATGCTACGGCTTATTGATCTGAGTGGTTCACAATACTTGATGTCGACTCCAGACTTCACTGAGGTTCCTGATCTTGAAACGTTGGTGCTTCAAAATTGTACAAGCTTGGTGGAGGTTCACCCATCTCTTGGATTTCTGAAGAAACTTGTCTCTTTGAATATGACATATTGCGAGTCTATTGAGAGCATTCCACCTTTCACTGCCCTGGAATCCCTTCAAATATTGAGGCTTTCATTCTGTTCAGGACTGAAGAAGTTTCCAGAAATTGAAGGAAATATGAAAAGCTTGCTGGAGCTTCATTTGGATGGGACCAGCATTGAGGAATTGCCTCCATCAATTGAACGCTTGACTGGTCTTACCATGTTGAATCTAGCAGACTGTAAAAACCTTTTGCATCTTCCCAATACCATTGGGTGCTTGACATCTTTGAAAAGTCTCGATCTAACAGGTTGCTCCAAAATTGATGAGATACCTGAGAATCTGAATGGTATAAAATGTCTGGAGATGCTTTACATTGGTGGAACTTCCATAAGGGAGTTATCTTTCATTGTAGGCATGAAGAATCTACAGTCTCTATCCTGCCGAGGATGTGAAAGTCTAGTGTCAGAATCATGCAAGGGTCTGGCTTCGTTATCGAGTTTGATAGAGCTAGACTTGAGTTATTGCAATCTGATGGATGGAGCAATTCTCAATGATTTTAGCAGCCTAATCTCCTTGGAATTGTTAGATTTAAGTGGTAATTGCTTTGTGCGATTACCTGAAAGTATCTCTCAACTCTCAAAACTTGAGACTCTGCGCTTGAATAATTGCAAACAGCTTCAATTGCTGCCCAAGAAGCTTCCGTTAAGTCTTCGAAACATGAATGCACAAGATTGTACTTCACTGACGgattacccaaatcaaatcaaagtaTTGAATTCATCGGAGTCGGGAGTTACTACTGTTAATTCCCTCAATTCTTCAGCAGTTAAAGTCTCACAAAGTTTTTCAAATACTGGGGCTGTGGGGGAACTTATACAAGTGCGTATGACATATAATCATACTGAGGGGAAACAAGTTGATCATTTGCCAGTGACAGCTGAAGCGGTTCTAAAACAA TTGCAGACGTCTTCCAGGTCAACTTACATGAGCGTACATGCTGGAGATGAAATTCCAGAGTGGTTCAACACTATATCTACCAGGAATCCCATATCAATCTCGATGCCTCAAAATCTGACCGATGATAACAAGTGGAACGGATTTGCCGCGTGTGCTATATTCTCAGTCAAGGGGCATACTGCTCTCTCCCTTATTGAACCGGATCCTGATTTTTCTAATTACTCGTATCAAATGACATTGGAAACTGATGTTGTGCGTCTGGAACCATTTGTGAAGTCAGTGGAATTTGGCAGCTATGGATTAAGTTCTCATCTGCGTGTGATTTTCGGTATACAGCGTTCGGAGTTTCCAGAGCCCCGGTTAAATCAATCAACTGTGGTGAGAGCTATATTTGAAACCACTAATCCATCCATGGTGGTCCAGAAATGTGGAATCCGTGTACTCTATGAGCAAGATGCTGATTGGTTTTACAACATAAACTACGGTCCTACGATTTGTCTGAATGATGTTCAGGACGCCGCCTCTGTACGGGAGTCTGGCTGGCTTAGTCAACATTTGAAATG GGAGAAATTCATTCCACCCTTGGAAGAAGAATACACACTTGAGCTGAGAAAGAACCTTGAGTCTGTTCTTCCGAGATTCCTTGAG GCACTAAACAGTAATCATGTAACGTTCGTATTTAACCTCAGAGGAAGCCCAGCGGGTTATTTGTCCTTGATACGGGGTCAAATTCGAACCTAG